DNA sequence from the Pseudoduganella plicata genome:
GGGATCACGCGCTCATACGCCATGCGCGTGGGGCCGATGACGCCCAGCGTGCCGACGATGCGCCCATTCGACGTGTACGGTGCCGTCACGACGCTCATTTCGTCCATCGGCACCAGGGTCGATTCGCCGCCGATGAAGATCTGCACGCCCGACGCTTTCGACGACACGTCCAGCAGCTGCATCAGGCCCGTCTTCTGCTCGAACATGTCGAACATCTGCCGCAGCGACGACATGTTCGACGACAGGTCGCTGACCGACAGTAAATTTCGTTCGCCGGAAATCACCATGTCGTCCGAGCTGTCGGCCATGGCCTCGCTGCCCGCTTCCACGGCTGCCTGCATCAGGCGCCCCATGTCGTCGCGCAGCTGGCGCAGTTCGCCCTGCATGCGTGTGCGCACTTCGTCGAACGCCAGGCCGCCGTAGTGCTGGTTGATGAAATTGGCAGATTGCTGCAATTGCGATGGCGTGTAATCGACGTCCGTCAGCAGCAGGCGGTTCTGCACGTCGCCACCGGGGGCGACAATGACGAGCAGGATGCGCTTCTCGCCCAGGCGTAAAAACTCGATCTGCTGGAACACGGATTCGTGGCGGGGACTCAATACGACGCCGGCGAACTGCGACAGCGACGACAGCATCTGCGCTGCATTGGCGATCAGCTTATGTGGCGGCTGGGCCTGCGGGCGCAGCGTCGATTCGACGGCGCTTTCGTCGATCGGCTGCACCGTCAGCAGGGTGTCGACAAAAATACGGTAGCCGCGCGGCGTCGGCACGCGGCCGGCGGACGTATGGGGGCTGGCGACATAGCCGAGCTCTTCCAGGTCGGCCATGATGTTGCGGATGGTGGCCGGGGACAAGTCAAGGCCGGAGATCTTCGACAGTGCGCGCGATCCGACGGGTTGTCCGTCCGCAATATAGCGCTCTACCAGGGCTTTGAGCAGGGTTTGGGCACGGTTATCGAGTTGCATAATTCAATCTTCAGGCGTACACGGTATTATGCACGGCTGGCGACGGCACAGGGAATTCAATCGGATAACTGTTGTTCCAGCCACGCAATCAACTCTTCAAAACTGCTGCAAATCGCATCGGGCGCAATGCCCAGCTCGACGTGGGCGTTACTACCCGTCCGGTTCATCCACACGGCCCGCAATCCCGCTTTCTGCGCGCCCTCGACATCGAGGCGCAGGTCGTCGCCCACGTAGACGGCATGGCGCGGCGCCACGCCCAGCGCATCGCAGGCGGCCAGGAAGATCGCCGGGTCCGGCTTGGCCTTGCCGAAATGACTGGCGGCCAGCGCCACCTTGAAATGGTGGGCGATACCGATGACTTCAAGGTCCGCATTGCCGTTCGTGACGGCGCCCAGGGTGAGTCGGTCGGCCAGGTGCAGCAGACCGGGCAGCACGTCGTCATACGGCTTGACCGCGTTGCGGGCAGCAAAGAAATGCTGCATGGCGCCGTCGATATGCGCCAGGTCTTCGCCCGCATGCGCGAACGCGGCCTCCAGCGCCGCCCGGCGCAGCTTGCCAAGGTCCAGATGATAATGCGGTTCGGCTGCCAGCAGCGCCATCCGGCGCGCGCGCAGCTCCTCGATTGAAAAGGCCTGTGCAACCTTCGGTGCGTGCGTGGCCAGCCAGGCGTGCAGCGTGGTTTCCGCCTCGGCGATCACGGGGGCGATGGGCCACAGCGTATCGTCGAGGTCGAACAGGATGGCGCGGGGTCGTTCGGTAACGTTCATGATGCCATTGTCGCATGGTTGGAACAGTGCGCGACGCACCGCCCGGCCGGGGCGCACGCGCAGGTAGAATTGACCAACTTTTAATCCTGAGGAGCCCGCCATGCCCGCCATCCGACGTTTCGCCCTGCTGGGTTTGCCTGCCGCGCTGCTGGCAGGTTGCGCGACGGCGCCGTCTGGCGACGCCATCCTGTCCGCCTACGTCGTGCTGGGCGAACAGGGCAGCGCGACGGCGCGGGTGTTGACGGCGGCGGCGGCGTGCCCGACGCTCAACGTGGACGGCCGCGCGCTGCCGATGACGGTGCGCGCACCGGCCGCGACGATCCCGCAGCGGCCGACCGCGTCCAGTCCGGCGGATTCGAAACCGTCGGCGTTCCCCGTGCTGACGTGCGAGCTGCCGTTGCCGGCAGGAATCCGCAGCGCGCAGCTGGCCGGTCGAACGTTGCCGGTGCCGGTAGCCCAGCCGAGCCGCATCGTCGTCATCGGCGACACCGGCTGCCGCATGAAAAAGGCCGACAATGCTTATCAGGCCTGCAACGATCCGCAAGCCGCACCATTCGGCACCGTGGCCGCATCGGCTGCGGCGTGGCGGCCGGACCTCGTCGTGCACGTGGGCGACTACCATTATCGCGAGAACGCCTGCCCGGAAGGAAACGCCGGCTGCGCGGGCAGCCCATGGGGCTATGGCTGGGACACGTGGCGCGAAGATTTCTTCCGCCCGGCCGCGCCGTTGCTGGCGGCAGCGCCCTGGGTGGCCGTGCGCGGCAATCATGAATCGTGCGTGCGCGGTGGCCAGGGATGGTGGCGCTTCCTCGATCCCCGTCCCCTGCTGCCGGGGCGCGACTGCAATGCCGCCGCCAACGACACCGTGGGCGACTACAGCGATCCGTATGCCGTGCCGCTGTCGCGGGACACCCAGCTGCTGGTCGTGGACACGGCGGCGACCACATGGAAAGGCCTGAAACCGGGCGACACGGGATATGACCGCTACCGCGACGCCTATGCGAAGGTCGCCACGCTGGCGGCCCGCACGCCCTACAATCTGCTGACAAACCACCACCCCATCCTCGGCTTCGGCGCGGACCTGGACAAGAACGGCCAGCGCTACCTGCAGCTGGGCGACAAGGGCCTGCAGGACAGCTTCGGCTCCGTCAACGCCTTGCTGCTGCCGCCGAACGTGCAGGCGCTGCTGGCCGGGCACGCCCACCTGTGGGAGCAAGTCAGTTTTTCCAGCCCCCATCCCACGCAATTTGTCACCGGCTTTTCCGGCACGGCCGAAGACACCGTGCCGTTGCCGACCGACACGTCGGACGTCCACCCGGCGCCGGGCGCCGTCATTAATGCCTTCAGCTCCTGGGTCGGCGGGTTCGGCTTCATGACGATGGAGCGCGAAAGCGGCGGCGTCTGGCGTATCGAGGTGCACGACCGCACGGGCGCGGTGAAGAACGGCTGCCGGTTGATCGAGCGCCAGTCGGTGTGCGACACGGCCAGAATAGACTGAGCCCCGAGGTCCGGCGCCGCTTGCCGACCCATGCCGTTACAAGGATTTGTCGAGCCTGTCGTTATTAAATGCACTAAAATAAGCGCCGACTCATGCTCCGCGCCGCGGCACAGCATTTATGGCTAATCGATTTTTGGAGAGATTTTTTATGAAGAGTATGTATGTGCGCGCGAGCGTCAGCGCACTGTGCGCCGCATTGCTGGCCGGCTGCGGCGGCGGCGACGATGGCAGCCTGGTGCTGCAGGTAACGATCAACTCGCTGACCAAGCAGGGCCTCGTGCTGACCAGCGGTTCGCAGGAGTTGCCGGTCAGCCCGACCGGCGCGGGCACGATGTACGCCACGTTCCCCAACCTGATCGAGGAAGACAGCACGATCGACGTCAAGATCAAGACGCAGCCGACGGCCGCCGAGTGCAGGATCGATCCCAAAACTGTCGGCCTGAAGGCCAATTACTACACGGCCCGCCAGGTCGTCATCAACTGCACCACGAACAGTTACACGCTGGGCGGCACGATTGTCGGCCTGACGGGCGAAGGCCTGATCCTGAACAACGGCGACCAGCAGGTCAAGCCTGCCGCCGGCAGCGTCGAGTTCAAGTTTGCCAACAATGTGGCCGATGGCGCCAACTACGGCGTGACCGTGCTGTACCAGCCGGCCGGCCAGGTTTGCACCGTCGCCAACAACGCCGGCACGATGCCGTCCGGCCCTGTGACCAATATCGCCGTCACTTGCACCAAGGCCTGAACGCGCCACACCGCTACCGGCGCGCCCACGCGGCGCGCTTCTTTTTGGAGAATGCAATGAAAGCAATGTATCTGGCCCCGATCGCGCTGGCCCTGGCGCTGGCGGGTTGCGGCGGCAAGGAATCGTATGCCGTCGGCGGCTCCGTCACCGGCCTGAAGTTCAGCGGCATGGAGCTCACCAACGGTTCGGACAAGGTCGCGGTCCAGCCTGCGGCTGACGGCAGCGCCGTCAGGTTCACGTTCCCGAAATCGATCGATTACGGCGACGAGTACGAAATCGTCATCAAGAACCCGGCGCACCAGACCTGCGGCCCTGCCATCTCGGGCGGGCTGAAAGGTTCGGCCGGCTACACGGAGACGATCGACGTCGCTCTGGTCTGTTCGGTCAATACCCACAAGCTGATCGGCACGGTCACGGGCCTGAACGTGGCCGGCTTGGTCATCATCAACGGCAACGGATCGGAATACACGATCGAGAAAGACGCGACGAGCTTCACCTACACGGACGCGATCCCGTCGCAATCGTCGTACGGCCTGGTGGTCCTGAAGCAGCCGGCCGGCAAGTCCTGCACGATCGCCAACGGCACCGGCGTCATGGAGGATGACGATGTCAAAAACATTGCGATCACCTGCGTTCCGGCCTGATATTCACAAGTGGAATGATGGGCATTCGTAAAATAAAGTGGATCAATATGTGGCGACGCATCATAATCCATCCCGTCTCCTCCACTTCTTTCTAAGAATTGGATTTAGCCGGCTCTCTGAGCCGGCTTTTTTTTGCCTGTTTTTCTGGCGAAGCGGCTGGTGTCGGGACTTGGCACCGTACTACGGTGCCAAGTCGGAATACATCACGCGGCGGCGGGCGCCTCCAGGCTGTTCGCCAGCCGGACGTACGCTTCCACCGGGACTGTCTCCGGCCGCGTGCCCGGATCGATGCCGGCGTCGGCGATCTGCTGTTCCGTGAACATGCCGGCCAGGCAGTTGCGGATTACCTTGCGGCGCTGCGAGAACGCCTTCTGCACCACCGCTTCCAGCGTGGCCTTGTCGCACGCCAATGGCTCGGCGATGGGGATCATGCGCACGATGGCCGAATCGACCTTGGGCGGCGGGTCGAACGCCTCGGGCGGCACGATGAACATCAGCGCCATGCGGTAGCGCCATTGCAGCATGACGGACAGGCGCCCATAGGCCTTCGTGCCCGGCTCGGCCACCATGCGCTCCACCACTTCCTTTTGCAGCATGAAATGCTGGTCTTCGACCAGGTGCGTAAACTCGGTGAAGTGGAACAGCAGCGGGCTGGAGATGTTGTAAGGCAGGTTGCCGACGATGCGCAGCTTGCGCCCTTCCGGTACGGGGATGGAAGCGAAGTCGAACTTCAGCGCGTCGCCCGAGTGGATCGTCAGCTTCTCGCGCGGGAAGCGCTTTTCCAGCCGCGTCACCAGGTCGCGGTCCAGCTCGACCACGTGCATGTGGTTCAGGGACTTGAGCAGCAGCGCCGTCATCGCCGCCAGGCCGGGGCCGATTTCGACCATCGTGTCGTCCGGCGCGGGCGCGATGGCCTCGATGATGTCGCCCAGGACGCGGTCGTCCTGCAAAAAGTTCTGGCCGAAGCGCTTGCGGGCTATGTGTTTCATCTGTCTTCTATTTCAGTGTGTGGGCGGAACCGCCCGGAGAGCGTGTTCAGGCGCGGCTGGCGCGCACCATGGACAGCGCGGCGTCGATCGCCTGCTCCATGCTGCCGCAATCGGCCTGCCCGAGGCCCTGCGCCGCGAGATCGAGCGCCGTGCCGTGATCGACGGAGGTGCGGATCAGCGGCAGGCCCAGGGTGATGTTGACGCCGCGGCCGAACGTGGCGAATTTCAGCACGGGCAGGCCCTGGTCGTGGTACATCGCCAGCACGCAATCGGCGTCCTGCAGGTACTTCGGCTGGAACAGCGTATCGGCCGGGTATGGCCCGCGCGCATCGATGCCGCGCGTGCGCGCCGCCTCCAGGGCCGGGATGATCGTGTCGATTTCTTCCCGGCCCAGGTAGCCGTTCTCGCCCGCGTGCGGGTTCAGGCCCGTGACGAGGATGCGCGGCGCGGCGATGCCGAATTTCGTGCGCAGGTCGGCGTGAACGATGTCCAGCGTGCGGGCCAGGCTTGCGCCCGTCAGCGCACCGGCCACGTCCTTTAATGGCAGGTGCGTCGTCGCCAGGGCAACGCGCAACTGCGGCACACCGGGTACGCCGACGGGCGCGCCGGCCAGCATCATGACCACTTGCGGGGTGCCTGTACGCTCGGCGAAATATTCCGTATGGCCGGAGAACGGCACGCCGGCGTCGTTGATGGTGCTCTTTTGCAGCGGCGCCGTGACGACGGCGGCGAACCAGCCTGCCTTGACGCCTTCGATGGCGGCATCCAGCGTGGCCAGCACGGCGCGGCCGTTTTCCTTGTCCAAGGTGCCGGGCACCACGTGCGCGGCCAGCGGGACGTCGATGGCGCACAGGCGCTCGGCGCCGAAATGCGGCACGCCGCTATGGCGCACGGCCTGCAGCGACAGAGCGCTGATGCGGATAGCCGGATCGATGGCGTGCGCCGTCATCGCCAGGAACGCCGCGTCGCCCAGCAGCACGCAGTTGACCTGCTCGCGCAGGGCCCAGGCGGCGCGGATCGAGATTTCCGGGCCGATGCCGGCCGGCTCACCTGTGGTGATGCAGATCGTCGGCCGCGCCGTCGCCATGGGGATTACTTCGCTTCCTTCAGGTCGTCCGCGCGGAACTCGACATAGGCGCGGTCGCGCACTTCGCGCTGGAAGTCTTCCGCCGCCTCGACCATCTTGCGTTCACGCAGCGCCATGCGCGCCTCGTTGCGCTTCTTGTCCTTCGACTCGTCTTCCGACTTGCGCTCGACGACCTGGATCAGGTGGTAGCCGAAGCTCGTCTCGACGGGGCCGCTGACCTCGCCCGGTTTCAGGTTGTTCATGGCCTGCTCGAACTCGGGCAGCGCGTCGCCCGGCACCAGCCAGCCCAGGTCGCCCCCCTTCTTGCCAGACTCGTCGTTCGAGTACAGGCGCGCCAGCTCTTCGAACGTGGAAGCCTTGTTGTCCAGGCGTTCCTTCAGTTCGGCCAGGCGGCGCTTTGCATCGGCCGCGCTCAGGGTCGGCGTCACTTTCAGCAGGATATGGCGGGCGTGCGTCTGCTGCACGGCCGCTTCGGCCTGCGCCTGCGCCACGCTGCGTTTTTCCGCCAGCTTCAGGATGTGGAAGCCGCCCACGCTCTTGATGATCGGCGTGACCTGCCCCGGCTGGAGCTTGACCAGCGCTTCCGCGAACACGGGCGGAATGCGGTCGGTCTGGCGCCAGCCGACGACGCCGCCCTGCAGCGCGTCCGACGCGTCCGAATACGTGGCCGCCATCTTGGCGAAGTCGGCGCCCGTGCGCAGCTGGCGCATCACTTCCTCGGCGCGCTTCTGGCGCTGGGCGATCACGTCGGGCGATGCGTTTTCGGGAATCCGCACGAGGATCTGCGAGATGTTCACTTCGAACTGCTCGGCCGCCGCCGCTTCCTGGGCCGCCAGGAAGCTGTCCACTTCCGCCTCCGAGACCTGGATCTTCTGGTCGACTTCATGCTCGCGCAGGCGCGTCATGATGATTTCGTTGCGGATGTCTTCGCGGAAGGCGGCGTACGAGCCGCCCTGCTTTTCCAGCTGGTCGCGCAGCTGCTGCACCGTCATTTTCTGTTCCGCGGCCACGCGCACCATGGCGCGGTCCAGCATCGTGTCGTCCACGCGCACGCCCATCTCGCGGGCCATTTGCAACTGCGCACGCTGCACGATCATGTGCTCCACGATCTGGCGTTGCAGATCGGCCGGCGAAGGCATCTGCGCGTTCTGCGCCTTCATGCGCTGCATGATCGTGTCGAT
Encoded proteins:
- the hrcA gene encoding heat-inducible transcriptional repressor HrcA, with amino-acid sequence MQLDNRAQTLLKALVERYIADGQPVGSRALSKISGLDLSPATIRNIMADLEELGYVASPHTSAGRVPTPRGYRIFVDTLLTVQPIDESAVESTLRPQAQPPHKLIANAAQMLSSLSQFAGVVLSPRHESVFQQIEFLRLGEKRILLVIVAPGGDVQNRLLLTDVDYTPSQLQQSANFINQHYGGLAFDEVRTRMQGELRQLRDDMGRLMQAAVEAGSEAMADSSDDMVISGERNLLSVSDLSSNMSSLRQMFDMFEQKTGLMQLLDVSSKASGVQIFIGGESTLVPMDEMSVVTAPYTSNGRIVGTLGVIGPTRMAYERVIPIVDITSRLLSNALSHN
- a CDS encoding HAD family hydrolase translates to MNVTERPRAILFDLDDTLWPIAPVIAEAETTLHAWLATHAPKVAQAFSIEELRARRMALLAAEPHYHLDLGKLRRAALEAAFAHAGEDLAHIDGAMQHFFAARNAVKPYDDVLPGLLHLADRLTLGAVTNGNADLEVIGIAHHFKVALAASHFGKAKPDPAIFLAACDALGVAPRHAVYVGDDLRLDVEGAQKAGLRAVWMNRTGSNAHVELGIAPDAICSSFEELIAWLEQQLSD
- a CDS encoding metallophosphoesterase family protein; the protein is MPAIRRFALLGLPAALLAGCATAPSGDAILSAYVVLGEQGSATARVLTAAAACPTLNVDGRALPMTVRAPAATIPQRPTASSPADSKPSAFPVLTCELPLPAGIRSAQLAGRTLPVPVAQPSRIVVIGDTGCRMKKADNAYQACNDPQAAPFGTVAASAAAWRPDLVVHVGDYHYRENACPEGNAGCAGSPWGYGWDTWREDFFRPAAPLLAAAPWVAVRGNHESCVRGGQGWWRFLDPRPLLPGRDCNAAANDTVGDYSDPYAVPLSRDTQLLVVDTAATTWKGLKPGDTGYDRYRDAYAKVATLAARTPYNLLTNHHPILGFGADLDKNGQRYLQLGDKGLQDSFGSVNALLLPPNVQALLAGHAHLWEQVSFSSPHPTQFVTGFSGTAEDTVPLPTDTSDVHPAPGAVINAFSSWVGGFGFMTMERESGGVWRIEVHDRTGAVKNGCRLIERQSVCDTARID
- the rsmA gene encoding 16S rRNA (adenine(1518)-N(6)/adenine(1519)-N(6))-dimethyltransferase RsmA — protein: MKHIARKRFGQNFLQDDRVLGDIIEAIAPAPDDTMVEIGPGLAAMTALLLKSLNHMHVVELDRDLVTRLEKRFPREKLTIHSGDALKFDFASIPVPEGRKLRIVGNLPYNISSPLLFHFTEFTHLVEDQHFMLQKEVVERMVAEPGTKAYGRLSVMLQWRYRMALMFIVPPEAFDPPPKVDSAIVRMIPIAEPLACDKATLEAVVQKAFSQRRKVIRNCLAGMFTEQQIADAGIDPGTRPETVPVEAYVRLANSLEAPAAA
- the pdxA gene encoding 4-hydroxythreonine-4-phosphate dehydrogenase PdxA, with product MATARPTICITTGEPAGIGPEISIRAAWALREQVNCVLLGDAAFLAMTAHAIDPAIRISALSLQAVRHSGVPHFGAERLCAIDVPLAAHVVPGTLDKENGRAVLATLDAAIEGVKAGWFAAVVTAPLQKSTINDAGVPFSGHTEYFAERTGTPQVVMMLAGAPVGVPGVPQLRVALATTHLPLKDVAGALTGASLARTLDIVHADLRTKFGIAAPRILVTGLNPHAGENGYLGREEIDTIIPALEAARTRGIDARGPYPADTLFQPKYLQDADCVLAMYHDQGLPVLKFATFGRGVNITLGLPLIRTSVDHGTALDLAAQGLGQADCGSMEQAIDAALSMVRASRA
- a CDS encoding peptidylprolyl isomerase; translated protein: MRKSSKHPITLAALLLCAMAAGGVASAQTKATAPAAAPAAAAPKGFTPPGQSRNTEIDSIAVVVNDEVITRRELAQEIDTIMQRMKAQNAQMPSPADLQRQIVEHMIVQRAQLQMAREMGVRVDDTMLDRAMVRVAAEQKMTVQQLRDQLEKQGGSYAAFREDIRNEIIMTRLREHEVDQKIQVSEAEVDSFLAAQEAAAAEQFEVNISQILVRIPENASPDVIAQRQKRAEEVMRQLRTGADFAKMAATYSDASDALQGGVVGWRQTDRIPPVFAEALVKLQPGQVTPIIKSVGGFHILKLAEKRSVAQAQAEAAVQQTHARHILLKVTPTLSAADAKRRLAELKERLDNKASTFEELARLYSNDESGKKGGDLGWLVPGDALPEFEQAMNNLKPGEVSGPVETSFGYHLIQVVERKSEDESKDKKRNEARMALRERKMVEAAEDFQREVRDRAYVEFRADDLKEAK